The following are from one region of the Capsicum annuum cultivar UCD-10X-F1 chromosome 1, UCD10Xv1.1, whole genome shotgun sequence genome:
- the LOC107848512 gene encoding ubiquitin carboxyl-terminal hydrolase 20, with translation MGDLLIFRHEGDMEFEVSIFDSSRRNREYAEYLQEEGGCNNVEETSKNFEFKDAGTHNPCDQSHFECTGKPYCISNGYLLRCCNCGHYSNTYEPLIDASLEVKYADSLHSTLDSFTRVEKLDDPEIRLTCEQCYMQVLIEKQLMLYNAHSVAVFHLKRFQNDGSVVRKVDKHVAFPLELDLLPYTENNQTNNVNICYLNEYFLVANK, from the exons ATGGGAGATTTGTTGATTTTCAGACATGAAGGAGACATGGAATTTGAAGTTTCCATCTTTGATTCAAGTCGTCGCAACAGAGAGTATGCAGAGTATCTGCAGGAAGAAGGAGGATGCAATAATGTTGAAgagacttccaaaaattttgaattcaaag ATGCTGGTACTCACAACCCTTGCGATCAATCTCATTTTGAGTGCACTGGCAAACCATATTGTATTTCAAATGGTTACTTG CTTCGCTGTTGCAATTGTGGCCACTATTCCAACACTTACGAGCCTCTTATTGACGCAAGTCTGGAGGTCAAATACGCTGACAGCTTACATTCAACATTGGATTCATTTACAAGAGTTGAGAAACTTGATGATCCAGAGATCAGGCTCACTTGTGAACAATGTTACATGCAAGTCTTAATTGAGAAGCAACTGATGCTATATAACGCCCATTCTGTTGCCGTCTTCCATTTGAAGAGGTTCCAAAATGACGGTTCTGTTGTTCGCAAGGTTGATAAACATGTTGCATTTCCATTGGAATTGGACTTGCTTCCTTACACcgaaaataaccaaaccaataatgtgaatatttgttacctaaatgAGTATTTTCTTGTTGCTAATAAGTAA
- the LOC107848534 gene encoding B3 domain-containing protein REM8: MKIPPKKPHFIKPIQKGFKHGLTIPTDFLKYLKGRDQIEHVVLRSGGKSWLVKVKGCRFKAGWAAFVEEHDLQLGDLLIFRHEGDMEFEVSIFDSSHCDREYAEYLQEEEGCDNVEETSKNFKFKGKSKLCIMSSSKAFTHADAGTHNPCGQSHFECTVSRYCISNSYLHLPKQFAMENGLINKKCGLMIRDERQRSWNLRLATYIRWME, from the exons ATGAAAATCCCTCCAAAGAAACCTCATTTTATCAAGCCCATTCAGAAAGGTTTCAAGCATGGTCTT ACCATACCTACGGATTTCTTGAAGTATCTGAAGGGACGAGATCAAATTGAACATGTAGTACTGAGAAGTGGGGGCAAAAGTTGGCTGGTGAAGGTGAAAGGCTGCCGATTCAAAGCGGGTTGGGCTGCATTTGTAGAAGAACATGATCTGCAATTGGGAGATCTGTTGATTTTCAGGCATGAAGGAGATATGGAATTTGAGGTTTCCATCTTTGATTCAAGTCATTGTGACAGAGAGTATGCAGAGTATCTGCAGGAAGAAGAAGGATGTGATAATGTTGAAGAGACTTCCaagaattttaaattcaaag GCAAATCGAAGCTCTGCATCATGTCATCAAGCAAGGCATTTACCCATGCAGATGCCGGTACGCACAACCCTTGCGGTCAATCTCACTTTGAGTGCACTGTCAGTCGATATTGCATTTCAAATAGTTACTTG CATCTTCCTAAACAATTTGCAATGGAAAACGGTCTCATCAACAAGAAATGTGGTCTGATGATCAGAGATGAAAGACAAAGATCATGGAACTTAAGACTAGCTACATATATTAGGTGGATGGAGTGA